A part of Nocardioides sp. WS12 genomic DNA contains:
- a CDS encoding TetR/AcrR family transcriptional regulator encodes MDAPTARLVRGARDAFLDHGIEATTMADVARAAGVVRQTVYKSVSNRDDLVELAMVQVCEELQARVDAFDHAAYDDLGDRLAEFLASAVEVTAGSGELAALSAALPEERVQSVFAGSRPLEVLIGQSLHPILDAAAATGRLRPGASVDLASRWLQGVLALFLLGEYDDPGRLRRELRRFAVPSVLVD; translated from the coding sequence ATGGATGCGCCCACCGCCCGCCTGGTCCGCGGCGCGCGTGATGCCTTCCTCGACCACGGGATCGAGGCGACCACGATGGCGGATGTCGCCCGGGCCGCGGGCGTCGTCCGGCAGACCGTCTACAAGTCGGTCTCGAACCGCGATGACCTCGTCGAGCTCGCCATGGTCCAGGTGTGCGAGGAGCTCCAGGCGAGGGTGGACGCCTTCGACCACGCGGCGTACGACGACCTCGGGGACCGGCTCGCCGAGTTCCTCGCTAGTGCGGTCGAGGTGACCGCCGGATCCGGCGAGCTCGCCGCACTGTCCGCTGCGTTGCCCGAGGAGAGGGTGCAGTCCGTCTTCGCCGGGTCGCGGCCGCTGGAGGTCCTGATCGGCCAGAGCCTGCACCCGATTCTCGACGCGGCCGCAGCGACCGGCCGCCTGCGTCCCGGGGCCAGCGTGGATCTCGCGTCCCGCTGGCTGCAGGGCGTGCTGGCCCTGTTCCTGCTCGGGGAGTACGACGACCCGGGACGCCTGCGCCGGGAGCTGCGACGGTTCGCGGTGCCCTCGGTGCTGGTGGACTGA
- a CDS encoding alpha/beta hydrolase, translating to MTLIEVEPGVRVFIQDLGTPSTRPPVVLVPGFGMTHEAWDRQVRVLCAAGHRVIAIDQRGHGRSDKPLTGYDAQGLSDDLMAVLDALGVERCSLVGWSFGGQVAFRTAAAAPNRVHRLVLVGSNAVRASRSEAFPFGAPPGPTIAAMVDLETRDRFAARRTTIAGGFGTEPSPALVDWMVAQSLQMPSWAAVACYRSMLSADLVDDLPAVTMPVLQVIGEDDPVHSARGARWLAEHLADTRLLAIPACGHYPMFEAPAALDEHLLEFLAD from the coding sequence ATGACGCTGATCGAGGTCGAGCCCGGCGTCCGGGTCTTCATCCAGGACCTCGGCACGCCGTCCACCCGGCCGCCGGTCGTTCTCGTGCCCGGGTTCGGAATGACCCACGAGGCCTGGGACCGCCAGGTGCGGGTGCTCTGCGCCGCCGGGCACCGAGTGATCGCCATCGACCAGCGCGGCCACGGCCGGTCCGACAAGCCACTGACCGGGTACGACGCACAGGGGCTCAGCGACGACCTCATGGCCGTGCTCGACGCACTCGGCGTGGAACGGTGCTCGCTGGTCGGCTGGTCCTTCGGGGGCCAGGTGGCCTTCCGGACCGCCGCGGCAGCCCCGAACCGGGTGCACCGCCTCGTGCTCGTCGGCTCCAACGCCGTGCGGGCGAGCCGCAGCGAGGCCTTCCCCTTCGGCGCCCCGCCCGGGCCGACGATCGCCGCGATGGTCGACCTGGAGACCCGCGACCGCTTCGCCGCCCGTCGTACGACGATCGCGGGCGGATTCGGCACAGAGCCGTCCCCGGCACTAGTTGACTGGATGGTCGCCCAGTCGCTGCAGATGCCGTCCTGGGCAGCCGTGGCCTGCTACCGCTCGATGCTCAGCGCGGACCTGGTCGACGACCTGCCAGCCGTCACGATGCCGGTCCTGCAGGTCATCGGCGAGGACGACCCGGTGCACTCGGCCCGCGGCGCCCGGTGGCTGGCCGAGCACCTGGCCGACACCCGCCTGCTGGCGATCCCCGCGTGCGGGCACTACCCGATGTTCGAAGCACCGGCAGCGCTGGACGAGCACCTGCTCGAGTTCCTCGCCGACTGA
- a CDS encoding PaaI family thioesterase — protein MDTTAQMRTLPRHEDPDDAWITWADAYPTFSAAGLHCRSMGLTEAAFDFVGTPFPLNPNGAVNGGIVALAVDQIMGVMGARIAPTGSMPVTAVLQVHYHRPAIEPLTMTASAIHSGRNLQTIEVVVHDARGRRCSTATGTMAVGTLEQRIAPAVKS, from the coding sequence ATGGACACGACGGCCCAGATGCGCACCCTTCCCCGCCACGAGGACCCGGACGACGCCTGGATCACGTGGGCGGATGCCTACCCCACGTTCTCGGCCGCCGGGCTGCACTGTCGGTCGATGGGACTCACCGAAGCCGCGTTCGACTTCGTCGGGACGCCCTTCCCCCTGAACCCGAACGGTGCGGTCAACGGCGGCATCGTGGCCCTCGCCGTCGACCAGATCATGGGCGTCATGGGTGCCCGCATCGCCCCGACCGGCAGCATGCCGGTCACCGCCGTGCTGCAGGTGCACTACCACCGGCCTGCCATCGAGCCCCTGACGATGACCGCGTCAGCGATCCACAGCGGACGCAACCTCCAGACCATCGAAGTCGTCGTCCACGACGCCCGGGGCCGTCGATGCAGCACGGCCACCGGGACGATGGCGGTCGGCACGCTCGAGCAGCGGATCGCCCCGGCAGTGAAGTCATGA
- a CDS encoding enoyl-CoA hydratase-related protein, translating into MSDVHQTLRLTTDAEGVCEIVLSRPEVMNRFDPELHHELTRVLREIAADTSIRAVVLASTGKAFSAGGDFELMEAAHKDAAVRREIIGDARHLLDAFLALPQPIVVAVQGPAIGLGATVAMLCDAVVAARSAVLADTHVAIGLVAGDGGCLVWPQAMGMTRARRHLLTGDPLDAETALRVGVVTDLVETPEEAHPAATEIARRMARLAPLAVQGTKRALNQVSRQRADEVVDLALAFEEQTLGSEDLLEGIASFRERRSPRFAGR; encoded by the coding sequence ATGAGTGATGTCCACCAGACCCTCCGGCTCACGACCGACGCCGAGGGCGTCTGCGAGATCGTGTTGTCGCGGCCCGAGGTGATGAACCGGTTCGACCCCGAGCTCCACCACGAGCTGACCCGGGTGCTGCGCGAGATCGCAGCGGACACCTCGATCCGCGCCGTCGTGCTGGCCTCCACGGGCAAGGCATTCTCCGCAGGCGGCGACTTCGAGCTGATGGAGGCCGCGCACAAGGACGCAGCCGTACGGCGCGAGATCATCGGCGACGCCCGGCATCTCCTCGACGCCTTCCTCGCCCTGCCGCAGCCGATCGTGGTTGCCGTCCAGGGACCTGCGATCGGTCTGGGCGCGACCGTCGCGATGCTGTGTGACGCAGTGGTGGCCGCCCGGTCCGCGGTGTTGGCCGACACCCACGTCGCCATCGGCCTGGTTGCAGGGGACGGCGGCTGCCTGGTGTGGCCGCAGGCGATGGGCATGACGCGCGCTCGACGCCACCTGCTGACAGGGGATCCGCTGGACGCCGAGACGGCGCTCCGGGTCGGGGTCGTCACCGACCTCGTCGAGACCCCCGAGGAGGCCCACCCGGCCGCGACCGAGATCGCCCGGCGGATGGCGCGACTCGCGCCGCTCGCCGTACAAGGCACCAAGCGGGCCCTCAACCAGGTCTCGCGTCAGCGGGCCGACGAGGTCGTCGACCTCGCCCTGGCCTTCGAGGAGCAGACCCTCGGCAGCGAGGACCTGCTGGAGGGGATCGCGTCGTTCAGGGAGCGGCGCAGCCCGCGCTTCGCGGGCCGCTGA
- a CDS encoding acyl-CoA dehydrogenase family protein produces the protein MLTRTVLGTEHETFRATVRAFLEEEVVPEYPAWISTGRPSDGFWKGMGALGVLGIGVPEEYGGTPGSDFRHSVVVTEEIQRLGLAIGGLRVHTDICVPYLLHHASHEQRQQWLPRMCAGDVVVALGISEPGAGSDVKAITTRAERDGDHFVVNGAKTFISNGAATDLLILAAKTDPAAGRDGISLLLVDTTTPGFARGRKLDKLGVAAQDLAELSFTEMRVPVECLLGEENQGFRYLSSNLAHERLSVAANSQAAAVAALEWTASALRGTGAGQEAKFVLAACATEVAAGQSLVDHAITDHVADRLSVADAALVKLFCTELQGRVVDRCLSISDPRTAYSVESKIGNAYLDGRVSRIYAGSSEIMKVIVAQQLGL, from the coding sequence ATGCTGACCCGTACCGTCCTCGGCACCGAGCACGAGACCTTCCGCGCGACCGTTCGCGCTTTCCTCGAGGAGGAGGTCGTCCCGGAGTATCCCGCCTGGATTTCAACCGGCCGACCGTCCGACGGCTTCTGGAAGGGCATGGGCGCACTGGGTGTCCTCGGCATCGGCGTGCCGGAGGAATACGGCGGCACGCCGGGCTCCGACTTCCGGCACAGCGTCGTCGTGACAGAAGAGATCCAGCGCCTGGGCCTGGCCATCGGCGGCCTTCGGGTGCACACCGACATCTGCGTGCCCTACCTGTTGCACCACGCCTCGCACGAGCAGCGGCAGCAATGGCTCCCGCGAATGTGCGCCGGTGACGTCGTCGTCGCGCTGGGCATATCGGAACCGGGCGCCGGCTCCGACGTCAAGGCCATCACAACAAGGGCCGAGCGCGACGGCGACCACTTTGTCGTCAATGGCGCCAAGACGTTCATCTCCAACGGCGCGGCCACCGACTTGCTGATCCTCGCGGCGAAGACGGACCCCGCGGCGGGTCGCGACGGCATCAGCCTGCTGCTCGTCGACACAACAACTCCAGGCTTCGCACGCGGGCGAAAGCTGGACAAGCTCGGCGTCGCAGCCCAGGACCTCGCCGAATTGTCCTTCACCGAGATGCGCGTTCCTGTCGAGTGCCTCCTCGGCGAGGAGAACCAGGGCTTTCGCTACTTGTCCTCCAACCTGGCCCACGAGCGGCTGTCCGTTGCCGCCAACTCTCAGGCCGCAGCGGTCGCCGCCTTGGAATGGACGGCGTCCGCCCTTCGCGGGACCGGAGCCGGCCAAGAGGCGAAATTCGTCCTCGCGGCCTGCGCCACCGAGGTCGCGGCCGGTCAGTCGCTCGTCGACCACGCGATCACGGACCACGTCGCCGACCGGCTCAGCGTGGCGGACGCCGCCCTGGTCAAGCTGTTCTGCACCGAACTCCAGGGCAGGGTGGTCGACCGTTGCCTCTCCATCTCCGACCCGCGAACGGCATACTCCGTCGAATCAAAGATCGGCAACGCCTACCTCGACGGACGGGTCAGCCGGATCTACGCCGGGTCGAGCGAGATCATGAAGGTCATCGTCGCCCAACAGCTCGGCCTCTGA
- a CDS encoding enoyl-CoA hydratase-related protein, with amino-acid sequence MSSQSDAPGVLVERHGRVVVAQLNRPEQLNALSPALMDELLATLRMLDADSTVGAVVIAGHERAFVAGADIKGMRSRTLHEVLAAPASRFWMRLADIEAPLVAAVSGPAFGGGCELALACDLVVASETARFSQAEIKVGILPGGGGTQRLARTIGKHRAMEMVLTGRPVSAQEACTLGFVNRVVAPADWRDEAIALAQEVAAGPPIAIRLAKRAVLAAEESALSLGMLAERKLMELAFASEDRVEGMTAFVERRPPRWSGR; translated from the coding sequence ATGTCGAGTCAGTCGGATGCACCTGGTGTCCTGGTCGAACGCCACGGCCGTGTCGTCGTCGCTCAGCTCAACCGGCCCGAACAGCTCAATGCTCTGTCGCCGGCGCTGATGGACGAGTTGCTCGCTACCCTGCGGATGCTCGATGCGGACAGCACTGTCGGAGCGGTCGTGATCGCTGGCCACGAGCGTGCGTTCGTTGCCGGCGCCGACATCAAGGGCATGCGCTCGCGAACCCTTCACGAGGTGCTCGCCGCACCTGCGAGTCGCTTCTGGATGCGCCTTGCTGACATCGAGGCGCCGCTCGTCGCTGCTGTGTCCGGGCCAGCCTTCGGCGGCGGCTGTGAGCTGGCGCTCGCCTGTGACCTCGTCGTGGCCTCGGAGACCGCCCGGTTCTCCCAGGCCGAGATCAAGGTCGGCATCCTGCCCGGCGGCGGCGGGACCCAGCGTCTGGCTCGCACGATCGGCAAGCACCGCGCGATGGAGATGGTCCTCACCGGCCGCCCGGTCTCGGCGCAGGAAGCCTGCACCCTCGGTTTCGTGAACCGCGTGGTCGCCCCCGCCGACTGGCGTGACGAGGCGATTGCGCTGGCCCAGGAGGTTGCTGCAGGACCGCCGATCGCGATCCGGCTCGCGAAGAGGGCGGTGCTGGCGGCCGAGGAGAGCGCCCTGTCGCTGGGGATGCTCGCCGAACGAAAGCTGATGGAGCTGGCATTCGCCAGTGAAGACCGCGTGGAGGGCATGACGGCGTTCGTTGAGCGCCGACCTCCCCGGTGGTCCGGACGATGA
- a CDS encoding acyl-CoA dehydrogenase family protein, whose product MSARGFTEEQEEFAAAVRQFAAKECGTREQRSALTDDNREQHHDSVYAKLAAAGYLGVSIPEEYGGSGGGIIEQVILFEELWRGMVPVHGAGTSHTVAGVYKRYASEQQKKDVLGAICSGEVMSISISEPGAGSDAAAVSCRAVRDGDVFRINGQKTWCSDAQFAAKILLVARTGRGDRPHDGLTMFEIPTSTPGLEIRPIRTMGGGAEVNDLFFTDVEVPVSAVIGEEGGAWKQVMSGLNGERIVCAAQGLGMAQRSFDDVLGYLREREQFGAPIGSFQAVRHRMADLAIEIEAARALTYATAHRVAAGDGPPEQLIRATSMAKVKVTETAKRVALEGIQLMGGYGYTLEFDMERHLRLAIPATIYAGTNEIQRDIISATFGLRPPRDR is encoded by the coding sequence ATGAGCGCACGAGGTTTCACCGAGGAGCAGGAGGAGTTCGCGGCGGCTGTCCGTCAGTTCGCGGCGAAGGAGTGCGGGACCCGGGAGCAGCGTTCGGCTCTGACGGACGACAACCGGGAGCAGCACCACGACTCGGTCTACGCAAAGCTCGCCGCCGCCGGATACCTCGGCGTCTCGATTCCTGAGGAGTACGGCGGGAGCGGAGGCGGGATCATCGAGCAGGTCATCCTGTTCGAGGAGTTGTGGCGGGGCATGGTCCCGGTGCACGGTGCCGGCACGTCCCACACCGTCGCCGGCGTCTACAAGCGTTACGCCTCCGAGCAGCAGAAGAAGGACGTCCTCGGGGCGATCTGCTCGGGCGAGGTCATGTCGATCAGCATCTCCGAGCCGGGGGCAGGCTCGGACGCAGCGGCTGTCTCCTGCAGGGCCGTCCGCGACGGCGACGTCTTCCGGATCAACGGTCAGAAGACCTGGTGTTCCGACGCGCAGTTCGCCGCGAAGATCCTTCTCGTCGCCCGCACTGGTCGCGGTGACCGTCCGCACGACGGGCTCACCATGTTCGAGATCCCGACCTCCACCCCGGGCCTGGAGATCAGGCCGATCCGGACAATGGGCGGTGGCGCTGAGGTCAACGACCTGTTCTTCACCGACGTGGAGGTTCCGGTGTCGGCGGTCATTGGTGAGGAGGGCGGCGCTTGGAAGCAGGTCATGTCCGGGCTCAACGGGGAGCGCATCGTCTGCGCCGCTCAGGGACTGGGGATGGCGCAGCGCTCCTTCGATGATGTGTTGGGCTATCTGCGCGAGCGTGAGCAGTTCGGCGCTCCCATCGGGTCCTTCCAAGCAGTCCGCCACCGCATGGCCGACCTCGCCATCGAGATCGAGGCGGCTCGCGCCCTCACCTACGCGACCGCGCACCGCGTTGCCGCCGGTGACGGGCCTCCCGAGCAACTGATCCGTGCGACGTCGATGGCCAAGGTCAAGGTCACCGAGACGGCCAAACGGGTGGCGCTGGAGGGAATCCAGTTGATGGGTGGCTACGGCTACACGCTGGAGTTCGACATGGAGCGCCACCTCCGACTGGCCATTCCCGCGACCATCTACGCCGGCACGAACGAGATCCAGCGCGACATCATCTCGGCCACCTTCGGTCTGCGGCCACCCCGAGACAGATAA
- a CDS encoding ABC transporter permease encodes MATTVRPPKATPVRAKFVPLGGFFALAGDSLRAMFRRPFAVGEFLEQTVFIASVSFLPAIFVTIPFTVVVQFFINQLLQEIGATDLSGAGAGLVVIQELGPFCSVLVVAGAGATAVCADLGARKIREELDAMEVLGLDPMQRLVAPRILAFVVVSLGLYGIVCVVGLIGTYIFAVTLGGASPGLFVANLTLVTGTGAFITALIKTALFGVAAALVACYLGMNAKGGPKGVGEAVNQTVVLTLMVLLVINSTITTVYLQLGG; translated from the coding sequence ATGGCCACCACTGTCAGGCCACCCAAGGCCACTCCGGTGCGCGCAAAGTTCGTGCCGTTAGGTGGGTTCTTTGCTCTAGCGGGCGATTCGCTGCGTGCGATGTTCCGTCGCCCATTCGCCGTGGGGGAGTTCCTCGAGCAAACGGTCTTCATCGCAAGCGTGTCCTTCCTGCCGGCGATCTTCGTGACGATCCCGTTCACGGTCGTCGTCCAGTTCTTCATCAACCAGCTCCTTCAGGAGATCGGCGCCACGGACCTCTCGGGTGCCGGCGCCGGTCTGGTCGTCATCCAGGAGCTCGGCCCGTTCTGCAGTGTCCTGGTGGTCGCAGGCGCTGGCGCCACAGCGGTGTGCGCCGACCTCGGCGCGCGCAAGATTCGCGAGGAACTGGACGCGATGGAGGTGCTCGGCCTCGACCCCATGCAGCGCCTGGTTGCTCCCCGAATCCTTGCCTTTGTCGTGGTTTCCCTCGGTCTCTACGGGATCGTCTGTGTGGTCGGATTGATCGGCACCTACATCTTCGCGGTCACACTTGGCGGCGCCAGCCCCGGCCTGTTCGTCGCCAACCTGACCCTGGTCACGGGCACCGGTGCCTTCATCACAGCTCTGATCAAGACAGCGCTCTTCGGAGTCGCCGCCGCCCTTGTCGCCTGCTACCTCGGCATGAACGCCAAGGGCGGGCCCAAGGGCGTGGGTGAAGCCGTGAATCAGACCGTGGTCCTGACTCTCATGGTGCTGCTGGTCATCAACTCGACGATCACCACTGTCTACTTGCAGCTGGGAGGCTGA
- a CDS encoding ABC transporter permease — MALAGMTEERTALSAEIRARQVAALKRIVTTPGRTLFHSGEQVRFYAAAFRGIPYALMHYRREVLRLISTVAFGSGAIALVGGTIVVVSFLTAFAGIELGLQGYSQLSNIGVEALSGFISAYINTRLAAPALAGIALTATVGAGFTAQLGAMRVSEEIDALEVMSIKSIPYLVSTRIVAGLVSIVPLYAVALLASYAATRLVVTIGFGQSSGAYQHYFNTFLIPGDIVLSFVKVMCMSVVIMAVCCYYGYTAKGGPAGVGQAVGSAVRLSLIAILFADMLLSFALYGSSNSLNITG, encoded by the coding sequence ATGGCACTCGCCGGTATGACCGAGGAGCGTACGGCGCTCAGCGCGGAGATCCGGGCGCGTCAGGTGGCAGCTCTCAAGCGCATCGTCACCACGCCTGGCCGAACCCTGTTCCACAGCGGTGAGCAAGTGCGGTTCTATGCCGCCGCGTTCAGGGGCATTCCGTACGCGCTGATGCACTACCGACGCGAGGTCCTGCGGCTCATCTCGACGGTCGCCTTCGGCAGCGGCGCGATCGCGTTGGTCGGAGGCACGATCGTGGTTGTTTCCTTCCTCACCGCCTTCGCCGGCATCGAGCTCGGGCTCCAGGGCTACTCCCAGCTCAGCAACATTGGGGTGGAGGCGCTCAGCGGGTTCATCTCCGCCTACATCAACACCAGGTTGGCCGCACCGGCGCTGGCGGGCATCGCCCTGACCGCGACCGTCGGGGCCGGTTTCACTGCCCAGCTCGGCGCGATGCGGGTCAGCGAGGAGATCGACGCCCTCGAGGTCATGTCCATCAAGTCGATTCCGTACCTGGTGAGCACCCGGATCGTCGCGGGACTCGTCTCGATCGTCCCGCTCTACGCTGTGGCGCTGCTGGCGTCTTATGCCGCTACGCGGCTGGTGGTGACCATCGGTTTCGGCCAGTCCAGCGGTGCATACCAGCACTACTTCAACACCTTCCTGATCCCGGGAGACATCGTGCTCTCATTCGTGAAGGTGATGTGCATGTCCGTCGTGATCATGGCTGTCTGCTGCTACTACGGGTACACAGCAAAGGGCGGCCCAGCCGGCGTCGGGCAAGCAGTCGGGAGCGCCGTCCGGCTCTCCCTCATCGCCATCCTGTTCGCGGACATGCTGCTGAGCTTCGCGCTCTACGGCTCGTCCAACAGCCTCAACATCACCGGGTGA